The following are from one region of the Magallana gigas chromosome 6, xbMagGiga1.1, whole genome shotgun sequence genome:
- the LOC105327095 gene encoding myosin-IIIb isoform X3: protein MERGKPGSTEDLATLANLDGKVLLNELKVRYMDSNIYTYVGDILVAINPFRPLHIYGEEESQKYYLEKKSSNPPHIFAIADAAYQCMLGYGGRIPQNQCVLISGESGAGKTESTKLIIKQLIELCRGNTQLEQQILQVNPLLEAFGNARTAMNDNSSRFGKYIQLIFRDGHVDGAKISEYLLEKSRVVHQNGEEENFHIFYYMFGGLSAEQRKNYNLLPPGKHRYLTNGADCLKREPSYFKKQYDELVNAMDLVGFTDEEEDNLFSIIAAILHMGNVTFEMDDDEASFVEDENGPVKMAANVLGVSSEELVGTLTNMVTFTRGEQIKRHYTKAMAEDARDAVSKAMYGRLFGWIVNKINQLLAPKDQSSVEAREIGILDIFGFEHFEKNSFEQACINLANEQLQFFFNQHVFKMEQEEYMKEGIDWKEIKFVDNQPLLNLFLNKPIGILSLLDEETHFPKGTDESLVEKLNIHFGGNSYYGKSAQSKSRKFTINHYAGKVTYDASRWLDKNRDTLPPGVTEMLQTSSNELVKLIFRGQITRTGSLALQARKSTRTTRRSKKPPPAGSHAGGRKRKQTVAGQFKNSLGILMERMMSSSPIFVRCLKPNHVKVPGKFDETYIQGQLLYTGMLETIKIRREGFAVRPSFAEFVEKYKIIVCEAALPGTKQNCLRILKASKIVGWQMGKTKVFMKYYHLEQLSDVFKKMGKSAIKIQKVIRGFLGRQEYRRKLAQARSEAERVKHLADDIYNINIHLCNQLQIAKQNDTKIPPSFFGVSNDPDFPPIPDFTDVESVKASVKSYEKPSPKKTFHEMGIQARKPFPENADGSSSDSEFSEDEFKPVSSQAFGTPGTRQATIRWFKETQAHQIYDPVNTSGNFIAEWFHGVISRRESESLLKKKPSGCYLIRVSESRFGYTLSFSGGDRTRHYMIDQLPNKKYIIIGEPKVHRTLKDLVDYHKHVKISNWNGFLTEPCGQEQGICDYQELVGPNFYFQLEQSDQRLASRVSRGQDTPSRNGHVTPADSAPPVPERSYSVAKPIPQQASVMSSRPLPRRPDEAYERLLAHQTKQH from the exons ATGGAGAGAGGCAAACCGGGATCTACCGAGGATTTAGCGACACTTGCTAACCTTGATGGTAAGGTGCTGCTGAATGAATTAAAAGTGAGATACATGGACAGCAATATTTAT acATATGTTGGGGACATACTTGTTGCTATCAACCCATTTAGACCCCTCCACATATACGGAGAAGAG gAATCACAGAAGTATTATCTGGAAAAGAAGAGTTCCAACCCACCACATATTTTCGCCATCGCAGATGCAGCTTACCAATGCATGCTGGGATATGGTGGACGAATTCCACAAAATCAATGTGTGCTTATCAG TGGAGAGAGTGGAGCAGGGAAGACAGAGAGCACCAAGTTAATCATCAAACAGTTGATAGAGTTATGTCGGGGCAATACTCAGCTAGAACAGCAAATCCTCCAGGTCAACCCTTTATTAGAGGCCTTCGGAAATGCCCGAACAGCCATGAATGACAATTCTAGTCGCTTTGGAAAATACATCCAGCTGATTTTCCGTGATGGACACg tGGATGGGGCTAAGATCTCAGAATATCTGTTGGAAAAGTCCAGAGTTGTCCATCAAAATGGAGAGGAGGAAAACTTTCACATTTTCTATTACATGTTTGGAGGTTTATCAGCTGAACAGCGAAAAAACTACAACTTATTACCACCTGGGAAACACAG gtATTTGACAAATGGTGCTGATTGTTTGAAGCGTGAACCTTCATATTTCAAGAAACAGTATGACGAGCTGGTGAACGCCATGGACCTGGTCGGGTTTACGGATGAGGAAGAAGACAACCTGTTCTCAATCATTGCTGCTATCCTCCATATGGGAAACGTGACCTTTGAAATGGATGATGATGAGGCTTCTTTTGTGGAAGATGAAAATGGACCAGTTAAAATGGCAGCA AATGTGCTGGGAGTAAGCAGTGAGGAGTTAGTGGGAACACTTACTAACATGGTCACCTTCACGCGGGGAGAACAGATCAAACGACACTACACAAAGGCCATGGCCGAAG ATGCCAGAGATGCTGTGAGCAAGGCCATGTATGGGAGACTCTTTGGATGGATTGTCAACAAAATCAACCAGCTTCTGGCCCCCAAGGATCAGTCCAGTGTGGAAGCCAGGGAAATTG GTATTCTGGACATTTTTGGATTTGAACACTTTGAGAAAAACAGCTTTGAACAAGCATGCATAAATCTAGCAAATGAACAGCTACAATTTTTCTTTAATCAG CATGTGTTCAAAATGGAACAAGAAGAGTATATGAAGGAGGGCATTGACTGGAAGGAGATCAAATTTGTGGACAATCAGCCATTATTG aatttgtttttaaacaaacccATTGGAATTTTGTCTTTATTGGATGAAGAGACTCATTTTCCTAAG GGCACAGACGAGTCTCTGGTGGAGAAGTTAAACATTCACTTTGGTGGAAACAGTTACTATGGAAAGTCAGCACAGTCAAAGTCCAGGAAATTCACAATCAACCATTATGCTGGAAAG GTAACATATGATGCTTCTCGCTGGTTGGACAAGAATCGAGACACATTGCCACCTGGTGTCACTGAAATGTTACAGACTAGTTCAAATGAGCTCGTTAAGCTGATATTCAGAG GACAGATAACAAGAACGGGATCCTTAGCTCTCCAGGCCAGGAAATCCACCAGAACAACCAGGAGAAGCAAG AAGCCCCCACCCGCTGGAAGCCATGCTGGCGGACGGAAGCGAAAACAGACAGTCGCCGGACAGTTCAAA AATTCTTTGGGTATTCTGATGGAGAGAATGATGTCATCATCCCCCATATTTGTTCGGTGTCTAAAGCCCAACCATGTCAAAGTCCCAggaaagtttgatgaaacctaCATTCAAGGCCAG TTATTATACACTGGTATGCTGGAGACAATCAAAATCAGGAGAGAGGGGTTTGCTGTAAGGCCATCCTTTGCTGAATTTGTTGAAAA ATACAAAATCATTGTGTGTGAGGCTGCCCTTCCAGGAACAAAACAGAATTGTTTGAGAATCTTAAAGGCAAGCAAAATTGTCGGCTGGCAGATGGG AAAAACTAAAGTTTTTATGAAATACTACCACTTAGAACAATTGTCagatgtctttaaaaaaatgggaaaatctgccataaaaatacaaaaag TGATAAGAGGATTTCTTGGGCGACAGGAATATCGGCGCAAACTTGCCCAGGCAAGGAGTGAGGCAGAGCGAGTAAAACACTTGGCCGACGACATCTACAACATCAACATCCACCTGTGTAACCAGCTACAGATTGCCAAACAGAATGACACCAAAATCCCTCCCA GTTTCTTTGGTGTTTCCAATGACCCAGACTTTCCCCCTATACCGGACTTTACTGATGTTGAATCTGTGAAAGCTAGCGTCAAAAGTTATGAAAAACCATCACCCAAGAAGACATTTCATGAAATGGGCATTCAG GCACGAAAGCCATTTCCGGAAAAT GCCGATGGTAGTTCATCAGACTCGGAGTTTTCAGAAGATGAGTTTAAACCTGTGTCCTCACAAGCCTTCGGTACCCCAGGGACCCGACAGGCCACCATTCGTTGGTTCAAGGAAACCCAGGCCCACCAAATATACGACCCTGTCAACACCAGCGGCAACTTCATTGCGGAATGGTTCCATGGGGTCATAAGTCGCAG agaatctgaatcattattaaagaaaaaaccaaGTGGCTGCTACTTAATAAGAGTCAGTGAGAGCAGATTTGGCTACACATTGTCTTTCAG tgGAGGTGATCGTACAAGACATTACATGATTGATCAACTcccaaacaaaaaatacatcatCATTGGAGAGCCCAAAGTCCATAGGACTCTCAAGGATTTAGTAGATTATCACAAACAC gttAAGATTTCGAATTGGAATGGGTTCCTCACAGAACCATGTGGACAG GAACAAGGTATCTGTGATTACCAAGAACTTGTGGGACCAAACTTTTACTTTCAATTGGAACAATCCGACCAG aGACTCGCTTCCAGAGTAAGTCGAGGCCAGGACACCCCATCCAGAAATGGCCATGTGACGCCTGCTGACTCCGCCCCTCCTGTCCCAGAACGTAGCTACTCAGTGGCCAAGCCTATTCCCCAGCAGGCCTCTGTAATGAGTAGTCGCCCCCTCCCAAGGAGGCCTGATGAAGCATATGAAAGACTGCTAGCACACCAG ACAAAACAACATTGA
- the LOC105327095 gene encoding myosin-IIIb isoform X2, with amino-acid sequence MERGKPGSTEDLATLANLDGKVLLNELKVRYMDSNIYTYVGDILVAINPFRPLHIYGEEESQKYYLEKKSSNPPHIFAIADAAYQCMLGYGGRIPQNQCVLISGESGAGKTESTKLIIKQLIELCRGNTQLEQQILQVNPLLEAFGNARTAMNDNSSRFGKYIQLIFRDGHVDGAKISEYLLEKSRVVHQNGEEENFHIFYYMFGGLSAEQRKNYNLLPPGKHRYLTNGADCLKREPSYFKKQYDELVNAMDLVGFTDEEEDNLFSIIAAILHMGNVTFEMDDDEASFVEDENGPVKMAANVLGVSSEELVGTLTNMVTFTRGEQIKRHYTKAMAEDARDAVSKAMYGRLFGWIVNKINQLLAPKDQSSVEAREIGILDIFGFEHFEKNSFEQACINLANEQLQFFFNQHVFKMEQEEYMKEGIDWKEIKFVDNQPLLNLFLNKPIGILSLLDEETHFPKGTDESLVEKLNIHFGGNSYYGKSAQSKSRKFTINHYAGKVTYDASRWLDKNRDTLPPGVTEMLQTSSNELVKLIFRGQITRTGSLALQARKSTRTTRRSKKPPPAGSHAGGRKRKQTVAGQFKNSLGILMERMMSSSPIFVRCLKPNHVKVPGKFDETYIQGQLLYTGMLETIKIRREGFAVRPSFAEFVEKYKIIVCEAALPGTKQNCLRILKASKIVGWQMGKTKVFMKYYHLEQLSDVFKKMGKSAIKIQKVIRGFLGRQEYRRKLAQARSEAERVKHLADDIYNINIHLCNQLQIAKQNDTKIPPSFFGVSNDPDFPPIPDFTDVESVKASVKSYEKPSPKKTFHEMGIQADGSSSDSEFSEDEFKPVSSQAFGTPGTRQATIRWFKETQAHQIYDPVNTSGNFIAEWFHGVISRRESESLLKKKPSGCYLIRVSESRFGYTLSFSGGDRTRHYMIDQLPNKKYIIIGEPKVHRTLKDLVDYHKHVKISNWNGFLTEPCGQEQGICDYQELVGPNFYFQLEQSDQKNSSQNSSRNPQRRLASRVSRGQDTPSRNGHVTPADSAPPVPERSYSVAKPIPQQASVMSSRPLPRRPDEAYERLLAHQTKQH; translated from the exons ATGGAGAGAGGCAAACCGGGATCTACCGAGGATTTAGCGACACTTGCTAACCTTGATGGTAAGGTGCTGCTGAATGAATTAAAAGTGAGATACATGGACAGCAATATTTAT acATATGTTGGGGACATACTTGTTGCTATCAACCCATTTAGACCCCTCCACATATACGGAGAAGAG gAATCACAGAAGTATTATCTGGAAAAGAAGAGTTCCAACCCACCACATATTTTCGCCATCGCAGATGCAGCTTACCAATGCATGCTGGGATATGGTGGACGAATTCCACAAAATCAATGTGTGCTTATCAG TGGAGAGAGTGGAGCAGGGAAGACAGAGAGCACCAAGTTAATCATCAAACAGTTGATAGAGTTATGTCGGGGCAATACTCAGCTAGAACAGCAAATCCTCCAGGTCAACCCTTTATTAGAGGCCTTCGGAAATGCCCGAACAGCCATGAATGACAATTCTAGTCGCTTTGGAAAATACATCCAGCTGATTTTCCGTGATGGACACg tGGATGGGGCTAAGATCTCAGAATATCTGTTGGAAAAGTCCAGAGTTGTCCATCAAAATGGAGAGGAGGAAAACTTTCACATTTTCTATTACATGTTTGGAGGTTTATCAGCTGAACAGCGAAAAAACTACAACTTATTACCACCTGGGAAACACAG gtATTTGACAAATGGTGCTGATTGTTTGAAGCGTGAACCTTCATATTTCAAGAAACAGTATGACGAGCTGGTGAACGCCATGGACCTGGTCGGGTTTACGGATGAGGAAGAAGACAACCTGTTCTCAATCATTGCTGCTATCCTCCATATGGGAAACGTGACCTTTGAAATGGATGATGATGAGGCTTCTTTTGTGGAAGATGAAAATGGACCAGTTAAAATGGCAGCA AATGTGCTGGGAGTAAGCAGTGAGGAGTTAGTGGGAACACTTACTAACATGGTCACCTTCACGCGGGGAGAACAGATCAAACGACACTACACAAAGGCCATGGCCGAAG ATGCCAGAGATGCTGTGAGCAAGGCCATGTATGGGAGACTCTTTGGATGGATTGTCAACAAAATCAACCAGCTTCTGGCCCCCAAGGATCAGTCCAGTGTGGAAGCCAGGGAAATTG GTATTCTGGACATTTTTGGATTTGAACACTTTGAGAAAAACAGCTTTGAACAAGCATGCATAAATCTAGCAAATGAACAGCTACAATTTTTCTTTAATCAG CATGTGTTCAAAATGGAACAAGAAGAGTATATGAAGGAGGGCATTGACTGGAAGGAGATCAAATTTGTGGACAATCAGCCATTATTG aatttgtttttaaacaaacccATTGGAATTTTGTCTTTATTGGATGAAGAGACTCATTTTCCTAAG GGCACAGACGAGTCTCTGGTGGAGAAGTTAAACATTCACTTTGGTGGAAACAGTTACTATGGAAAGTCAGCACAGTCAAAGTCCAGGAAATTCACAATCAACCATTATGCTGGAAAG GTAACATATGATGCTTCTCGCTGGTTGGACAAGAATCGAGACACATTGCCACCTGGTGTCACTGAAATGTTACAGACTAGTTCAAATGAGCTCGTTAAGCTGATATTCAGAG GACAGATAACAAGAACGGGATCCTTAGCTCTCCAGGCCAGGAAATCCACCAGAACAACCAGGAGAAGCAAG AAGCCCCCACCCGCTGGAAGCCATGCTGGCGGACGGAAGCGAAAACAGACAGTCGCCGGACAGTTCAAA AATTCTTTGGGTATTCTGATGGAGAGAATGATGTCATCATCCCCCATATTTGTTCGGTGTCTAAAGCCCAACCATGTCAAAGTCCCAggaaagtttgatgaaacctaCATTCAAGGCCAG TTATTATACACTGGTATGCTGGAGACAATCAAAATCAGGAGAGAGGGGTTTGCTGTAAGGCCATCCTTTGCTGAATTTGTTGAAAA ATACAAAATCATTGTGTGTGAGGCTGCCCTTCCAGGAACAAAACAGAATTGTTTGAGAATCTTAAAGGCAAGCAAAATTGTCGGCTGGCAGATGGG AAAAACTAAAGTTTTTATGAAATACTACCACTTAGAACAATTGTCagatgtctttaaaaaaatgggaaaatctgccataaaaatacaaaaag TGATAAGAGGATTTCTTGGGCGACAGGAATATCGGCGCAAACTTGCCCAGGCAAGGAGTGAGGCAGAGCGAGTAAAACACTTGGCCGACGACATCTACAACATCAACATCCACCTGTGTAACCAGCTACAGATTGCCAAACAGAATGACACCAAAATCCCTCCCA GTTTCTTTGGTGTTTCCAATGACCCAGACTTTCCCCCTATACCGGACTTTACTGATGTTGAATCTGTGAAAGCTAGCGTCAAAAGTTATGAAAAACCATCACCCAAGAAGACATTTCATGAAATGGGCATTCAG GCCGATGGTAGTTCATCAGACTCGGAGTTTTCAGAAGATGAGTTTAAACCTGTGTCCTCACAAGCCTTCGGTACCCCAGGGACCCGACAGGCCACCATTCGTTGGTTCAAGGAAACCCAGGCCCACCAAATATACGACCCTGTCAACACCAGCGGCAACTTCATTGCGGAATGGTTCCATGGGGTCATAAGTCGCAG agaatctgaatcattattaaagaaaaaaccaaGTGGCTGCTACTTAATAAGAGTCAGTGAGAGCAGATTTGGCTACACATTGTCTTTCAG tgGAGGTGATCGTACAAGACATTACATGATTGATCAACTcccaaacaaaaaatacatcatCATTGGAGAGCCCAAAGTCCATAGGACTCTCAAGGATTTAGTAGATTATCACAAACAC gttAAGATTTCGAATTGGAATGGGTTCCTCACAGAACCATGTGGACAG GAACAAGGTATCTGTGATTACCAAGAACTTGTGGGACCAAACTTTTACTTTCAATTGGAACAATCCGACCAG AAAAATTCTAGCCAAAATTCATCAAGAAATCCACAGAga aGACTCGCTTCCAGAGTAAGTCGAGGCCAGGACACCCCATCCAGAAATGGCCATGTGACGCCTGCTGACTCCGCCCCTCCTGTCCCAGAACGTAGCTACTCAGTGGCCAAGCCTATTCCCCAGCAGGCCTCTGTAATGAGTAGTCGCCCCCTCCCAAGGAGGCCTGATGAAGCATATGAAAGACTGCTAGCACACCAG ACAAAACAACATTGA
- the LOC105327095 gene encoding myosin-IIIb isoform X1, whose protein sequence is MERGKPGSTEDLATLANLDGKVLLNELKVRYMDSNIYTYVGDILVAINPFRPLHIYGEEESQKYYLEKKSSNPPHIFAIADAAYQCMLGYGGRIPQNQCVLISGESGAGKTESTKLIIKQLIELCRGNTQLEQQILQVNPLLEAFGNARTAMNDNSSRFGKYIQLIFRDGHVDGAKISEYLLEKSRVVHQNGEEENFHIFYYMFGGLSAEQRKNYNLLPPGKHRYLTNGADCLKREPSYFKKQYDELVNAMDLVGFTDEEEDNLFSIIAAILHMGNVTFEMDDDEASFVEDENGPVKMAANVLGVSSEELVGTLTNMVTFTRGEQIKRHYTKAMAEDARDAVSKAMYGRLFGWIVNKINQLLAPKDQSSVEAREIGILDIFGFEHFEKNSFEQACINLANEQLQFFFNQHVFKMEQEEYMKEGIDWKEIKFVDNQPLLNLFLNKPIGILSLLDEETHFPKGTDESLVEKLNIHFGGNSYYGKSAQSKSRKFTINHYAGKVTYDASRWLDKNRDTLPPGVTEMLQTSSNELVKLIFRGQITRTGSLALQARKSTRTTRRSKKPPPAGSHAGGRKRKQTVAGQFKNSLGILMERMMSSSPIFVRCLKPNHVKVPGKFDETYIQGQLLYTGMLETIKIRREGFAVRPSFAEFVEKYKIIVCEAALPGTKQNCLRILKASKIVGWQMGKTKVFMKYYHLEQLSDVFKKMGKSAIKIQKVIRGFLGRQEYRRKLAQARSEAERVKHLADDIYNINIHLCNQLQIAKQNDTKIPPSFFGVSNDPDFPPIPDFTDVESVKASVKSYEKPSPKKTFHEMGIQARKPFPENADGSSSDSEFSEDEFKPVSSQAFGTPGTRQATIRWFKETQAHQIYDPVNTSGNFIAEWFHGVISRRESESLLKKKPSGCYLIRVSESRFGYTLSFSGGDRTRHYMIDQLPNKKYIIIGEPKVHRTLKDLVDYHKHVKISNWNGFLTEPCGQEQGICDYQELVGPNFYFQLEQSDQKNSSQNSSRNPQRRLASRVSRGQDTPSRNGHVTPADSAPPVPERSYSVAKPIPQQASVMSSRPLPRRPDEAYERLLAHQTKQH, encoded by the exons ATGGAGAGAGGCAAACCGGGATCTACCGAGGATTTAGCGACACTTGCTAACCTTGATGGTAAGGTGCTGCTGAATGAATTAAAAGTGAGATACATGGACAGCAATATTTAT acATATGTTGGGGACATACTTGTTGCTATCAACCCATTTAGACCCCTCCACATATACGGAGAAGAG gAATCACAGAAGTATTATCTGGAAAAGAAGAGTTCCAACCCACCACATATTTTCGCCATCGCAGATGCAGCTTACCAATGCATGCTGGGATATGGTGGACGAATTCCACAAAATCAATGTGTGCTTATCAG TGGAGAGAGTGGAGCAGGGAAGACAGAGAGCACCAAGTTAATCATCAAACAGTTGATAGAGTTATGTCGGGGCAATACTCAGCTAGAACAGCAAATCCTCCAGGTCAACCCTTTATTAGAGGCCTTCGGAAATGCCCGAACAGCCATGAATGACAATTCTAGTCGCTTTGGAAAATACATCCAGCTGATTTTCCGTGATGGACACg tGGATGGGGCTAAGATCTCAGAATATCTGTTGGAAAAGTCCAGAGTTGTCCATCAAAATGGAGAGGAGGAAAACTTTCACATTTTCTATTACATGTTTGGAGGTTTATCAGCTGAACAGCGAAAAAACTACAACTTATTACCACCTGGGAAACACAG gtATTTGACAAATGGTGCTGATTGTTTGAAGCGTGAACCTTCATATTTCAAGAAACAGTATGACGAGCTGGTGAACGCCATGGACCTGGTCGGGTTTACGGATGAGGAAGAAGACAACCTGTTCTCAATCATTGCTGCTATCCTCCATATGGGAAACGTGACCTTTGAAATGGATGATGATGAGGCTTCTTTTGTGGAAGATGAAAATGGACCAGTTAAAATGGCAGCA AATGTGCTGGGAGTAAGCAGTGAGGAGTTAGTGGGAACACTTACTAACATGGTCACCTTCACGCGGGGAGAACAGATCAAACGACACTACACAAAGGCCATGGCCGAAG ATGCCAGAGATGCTGTGAGCAAGGCCATGTATGGGAGACTCTTTGGATGGATTGTCAACAAAATCAACCAGCTTCTGGCCCCCAAGGATCAGTCCAGTGTGGAAGCCAGGGAAATTG GTATTCTGGACATTTTTGGATTTGAACACTTTGAGAAAAACAGCTTTGAACAAGCATGCATAAATCTAGCAAATGAACAGCTACAATTTTTCTTTAATCAG CATGTGTTCAAAATGGAACAAGAAGAGTATATGAAGGAGGGCATTGACTGGAAGGAGATCAAATTTGTGGACAATCAGCCATTATTG aatttgtttttaaacaaacccATTGGAATTTTGTCTTTATTGGATGAAGAGACTCATTTTCCTAAG GGCACAGACGAGTCTCTGGTGGAGAAGTTAAACATTCACTTTGGTGGAAACAGTTACTATGGAAAGTCAGCACAGTCAAAGTCCAGGAAATTCACAATCAACCATTATGCTGGAAAG GTAACATATGATGCTTCTCGCTGGTTGGACAAGAATCGAGACACATTGCCACCTGGTGTCACTGAAATGTTACAGACTAGTTCAAATGAGCTCGTTAAGCTGATATTCAGAG GACAGATAACAAGAACGGGATCCTTAGCTCTCCAGGCCAGGAAATCCACCAGAACAACCAGGAGAAGCAAG AAGCCCCCACCCGCTGGAAGCCATGCTGGCGGACGGAAGCGAAAACAGACAGTCGCCGGACAGTTCAAA AATTCTTTGGGTATTCTGATGGAGAGAATGATGTCATCATCCCCCATATTTGTTCGGTGTCTAAAGCCCAACCATGTCAAAGTCCCAggaaagtttgatgaaacctaCATTCAAGGCCAG TTATTATACACTGGTATGCTGGAGACAATCAAAATCAGGAGAGAGGGGTTTGCTGTAAGGCCATCCTTTGCTGAATTTGTTGAAAA ATACAAAATCATTGTGTGTGAGGCTGCCCTTCCAGGAACAAAACAGAATTGTTTGAGAATCTTAAAGGCAAGCAAAATTGTCGGCTGGCAGATGGG AAAAACTAAAGTTTTTATGAAATACTACCACTTAGAACAATTGTCagatgtctttaaaaaaatgggaaaatctgccataaaaatacaaaaag TGATAAGAGGATTTCTTGGGCGACAGGAATATCGGCGCAAACTTGCCCAGGCAAGGAGTGAGGCAGAGCGAGTAAAACACTTGGCCGACGACATCTACAACATCAACATCCACCTGTGTAACCAGCTACAGATTGCCAAACAGAATGACACCAAAATCCCTCCCA GTTTCTTTGGTGTTTCCAATGACCCAGACTTTCCCCCTATACCGGACTTTACTGATGTTGAATCTGTGAAAGCTAGCGTCAAAAGTTATGAAAAACCATCACCCAAGAAGACATTTCATGAAATGGGCATTCAG GCACGAAAGCCATTTCCGGAAAAT GCCGATGGTAGTTCATCAGACTCGGAGTTTTCAGAAGATGAGTTTAAACCTGTGTCCTCACAAGCCTTCGGTACCCCAGGGACCCGACAGGCCACCATTCGTTGGTTCAAGGAAACCCAGGCCCACCAAATATACGACCCTGTCAACACCAGCGGCAACTTCATTGCGGAATGGTTCCATGGGGTCATAAGTCGCAG agaatctgaatcattattaaagaaaaaaccaaGTGGCTGCTACTTAATAAGAGTCAGTGAGAGCAGATTTGGCTACACATTGTCTTTCAG tgGAGGTGATCGTACAAGACATTACATGATTGATCAACTcccaaacaaaaaatacatcatCATTGGAGAGCCCAAAGTCCATAGGACTCTCAAGGATTTAGTAGATTATCACAAACAC gttAAGATTTCGAATTGGAATGGGTTCCTCACAGAACCATGTGGACAG GAACAAGGTATCTGTGATTACCAAGAACTTGTGGGACCAAACTTTTACTTTCAATTGGAACAATCCGACCAG AAAAATTCTAGCCAAAATTCATCAAGAAATCCACAGAga aGACTCGCTTCCAGAGTAAGTCGAGGCCAGGACACCCCATCCAGAAATGGCCATGTGACGCCTGCTGACTCCGCCCCTCCTGTCCCAGAACGTAGCTACTCAGTGGCCAAGCCTATTCCCCAGCAGGCCTCTGTAATGAGTAGTCGCCCCCTCCCAAGGAGGCCTGATGAAGCATATGAAAGACTGCTAGCACACCAG ACAAAACAACATTGA